ACCTGGTACTCGGCGGTGGAAGACCGCAGCGTGGTCTGCGTGGCCTGGGCCGAGGGCGAACGCCACAGCCAGTTGGCCTACGTCATGCAGGGCAAGATCCGTCGCTCAGATGTTATGTCGCTGCCTTGAGCGGCCACAGTCCGCAGTCTGTCCACCAACATTTCTCCGTTCTCATTCTGTCCGGCAAGGAGCCCCGCAATGAAAAAAATCCTGACCATGCTGTTGACCCTGACCGCCATGAGTGGAATGAACACGAGCTTCGCTGAATCGGTACCGTGGGCCGTCGTGGTGGCCAATACCAGGGGCGCCGATACGTTGACCTACGATCATCTGAGCACCGAATGCGCCTGGCAGGGACTGGCACTGCCCGATGATGTGCTGACGGCGCTGGGCGATCCCCGGCAGATCGTTGTCAAGGTGGGTGACCTGCCCGAGAACGTGAAAGTCAGCGTGCGCCCCGGACGGACAGACGGCGTGGTCGGTTTAAAAATCACGCGCACGGACAAGTCACAGGCGGTTCGGCAGATGGGCCGCATCATCCTGACCAATCCCGCCACGGGCTACAGCTACACCGTGCAGGCGATGGTTGTGGGGATGGAAGTGGCCGCAAACTAACGTCACAGCGGGCCGGACCTCTTTTCATCTGGGCAGGAGAGAGGTCCGGCCCGTGGTGTGAAACCACCGGACCAGACCCGCTACCGGCCGTTTACCCTCTGTCCTCCCACATACACCTCCAGCACGTTCAGGGTGTCATCCAGCACCACCAGATCGGCGCGTCGCCCCGGCTCCAGCACGCCCCGGTCAGCCAGTCCCAGCGAGCGGGCAGGTGTCTCGCTCAGCATGCGGCTGGCGGAGTCAAGTGAAATGCCCGCCTGAACTGCGTTCTTCAGGGCCACGTCCATCGTCAGCAGGCTTCCGGCCAGTGAGCCTCCCTCCAGCGAGGCGCGGCTACCTTCGACGATCACGCGCTGACCGCCCAGTTCGCTGATGCCGTCGCCCAGACCGGCGGCGCGCATGGCGTCGGTGATCAGGGTGACGCGGTGCGAGGCGGCGCAGGCCAGCCGGAAGCTGGTGGGATGAACGTGAACGTTGTCCAGAATGATTTCCAGGTAGGCGTGGGCGTCGGCCATTAGCGCGGCGGGGGGGCCGGGCACGCGGCCCTCGATGCCGCCCATCGCGTTGAATAGATGCGTGGCGCAGGTGGTGGCCCCCGCCGCGTCCAGGGCGTCCAGAAAGGCGGTCACGGTCTCGGCGTCGGCCCGGGTGTGGCCCACGCCGATGCGGACGCCTGCGCGCGCCAGGGCCAGCGAGGCGTCCAGCGCCCCTGGCAGTTCCGGAGCGATGGTCACGGCCCGCACCACGTTCAGCGCCAGCACCTCCGCGATCCGCTCGGGGGTCGGCGCGAGCGTGTTCGGCGGCTGGGCACCCAGCCGCTCCGGACTGATGAACGGCCCTTCCAGATGGGCCCCGACGATGTCCGCGCCCCCCGGGACGCCGCCGTCGTCCATGACTTTCCGGATGCCGTGCAAGGCGGCCAGCACGTTCTCCCAGGGATTGGTGATGGTGGTGGGCAGCAGCGTGGTGGTGCCGTGCGCGGCGTGGAACCTGGCCAGCGTCCGCACGGCCTGCGGGCCATCCATCGTATCCGCGCCGCCGCCACCGTGAACGTGCGCGTCGACAAATCCGGGCAGGATCAGCCGGTCCGTGGGCGCGCCCGCATCAGGCATGATGGCCATGATCTGACGGTCAAAGTCCAGTCGAGCAGGAACGAAGCGTCCAGTGGGCAGCAGCACTTGTCCGGTCAACGTCTGGTTCAGTGAAGAGGTCATCGGGTGGCTCCAGGAGCGCGGCTGCCGCGTGTGGGATGAGGGCCGGGGCGGGCCGGACGTGCCGTCACGTCGGCCCGGCCATAAAAACAGACCGAGCCTAGCATCTGCCACGCGCCGTCCACAGCGGGCGGTAGGGCTGAACATGGGCCGCACCCAGATTGCTTCAGGGGCGCGCGGCGGCCAGCCCCTCGCGGACCCTGGGGGCCACCTGGGTGCCCAGCAGTTCGATGCCGCGCAGCATGTCCTGGTGGGGCAACAGCACGTTGGTCATCTGGAAGGTCAGACGCGAAAGGCCGCCCAGCGCCCCGTTGACGTAAGCGACTTTCTGCGCCACGGTCTGCGCGTCGCCGATCAGGTACGCGCCGGTCGGCCCACACGCCGCGTCGAACTGCTCACGCGTGGGCGGCCGCCAGCCCCGCTCCTGGCCGAGGGCCGAGAACAGCCGCTGGTGGCCTGGCCAGAAGGCGTCTCTGGCCGCCTCAGGGGTCTCGCCCACGAAGCCGAAGGCGTGGACACCCACCTGCAGCTGTTCGGGGGCGAAACCGGCCTGCTGCCCGGCGCGGCGGTACAGGTCGATCAGGGGCCGGAACTGCCGGAAGTCGCCGCCGATGATCGCCACCATCAGCGGCAGCCCCAGCGTGCCCGCCCGGACGAATGAGGCGGGGGTGCCGCCCGCACCCAGCCAGACGGGCAGCTTCGCCTGCAATGGGCGGGGGTAGATGCCCTGTCCGGTCAGTGCGGGGCGGTGCTGCCCGGACCAGTGGACGTTGGGCGTGTCCCTGATCTGGAGCAGCAGTTCCAGTTTCTCGGCAAACAGCGCGTCGTAGTCTTCCAGCGCCAGACCAAACAGCGGGTAGGCCTCCACAAAGGAGCCCCGGCCCACCACCAGCTCGGCCCGCCCGCGCGACAGCAGGTCCAGCGTCGCGAACTCCTGAAAGACCCGCACCGGATCACTGGCGCTCAGGACGGTCACGGCGCTGGTCAGACGGATGCGCTGCGTTCTGGCCGCCGCCGCCGCCAGGATCAGGGCAGGCGCGGAATCCAGGTATTCGGGGCGGTGGTGTTCACCAATGCCGAAAACGTCGATTCCGGCGCGGTCCGCCGTCTCGATCTCTTCAAGCAGGTTGTTCAGGCGGTCCGTGGCGGCCAGCGTCTCGCCGGTCTGGGGGTCCGAAACCACGGCGGCAAAGCTGTCAATTCCGATCTGCATGGGGCGCGCTCCTGTTGGGAAAGTGGGGCATTCAGCAGAGACTTCCGCCGAATGGGGTGACTCCAGCATACTGTGTTTTGCAAAGGGGTTTGCCCAATTCGTAGACGACGCGGTGCAGCTTCCGGGCCGCCGTGCTGTAATTCCTCATGCCCACTGCCTCTGCCCTGCTGGCCCTTGACATCGGCGGAACGTCCATGCGCGCCGCGCTGATGGAAGGGGGGCGCATCACCCGGCGCGCCGAGGTCCGCACGCCCAAACCCAGCGTGCCGGACGCGGTGATCGGCGCGGCCCTGGCCCTGGCCGCGCCTTTTGCCGCGTCCGCCGCCGCCGTGGGCGTCGCCTGCGCGGGGGCGGTGGCCGCCGGGAACGTGACCGCCACCGCCACGCATACCTTTCCTGGCTGGACCGATATTCCGCTGGCCCAGAGAATCGGGGCGGGGCTGACCCTGCGCTGCACGGCGCTGAACGATGCCCGCGCCGCCGCCTGGGGTGAATTCGCGGCGGGCACTGGACAGGGGGCCAGCGAATTCATGTTCGTCACCGTCAGCACCGGGGTGGGGGCCGGCCTGGTGCTGGGCGGGCGGCTGCACCTGGCCGGCAACGGTCTGGATGCCGAGCTGGGCTTTGTGAGCGTGCCTGCGCTGTGGAGGCGTGGGGTGGGGGTGGCCCCGCTGGGTGAACTGGGCCCGCTGGAATTTGAGACGAGCGGCACGGCGCTGGGCGCCCAGGCGCTGGCGCTGGGTCTGGCCGACACACGCGCGCTGGCCGACGCTGCGGAGACTGGGCATGCGCCGGCCGACGAGGCCTACCGCCGGTCTGCCGCGCTGATCGCCTGGAAAATAGCGGATGTGGCGGCGCTGCTGGGGGTGACGCGTGTGGCGCTGGGCGGCAGCGTGGGCCTGCGGACCGGGTACCTGGAGCGGGTGCGTGACAGCCTGGAACACTTCCCGGCGCGCTATCAATCTGAGGTCGTTCACGCCGAGCTGGGCGCGGACGCCGGATTGATCGGGGCGGGATTGTGGGCGGGGAACGCGGAGCAGACCTAGGCCACCGCCTATACTCCGGGCCATGACCAGCGGCCGTCTGCATCCCTGGCGCCGCTCCGGGGCCAACGCCATTGCCCACGCGCTGCGGGCATGGTGGCGCGCCAGGCTGGGCCGCCCGCTGGGAACATAAAACCGTCGCCTTTGTGTGTCCCTGTGTCTGGGGGCAGCCCCTCATCTCTTCTGCGAGGTTCCACCATGACCGTATTTGACCGCCTGTTTGCCGATTCCACCCTGAGCCAGTTGCAGGAAAAAGACGCCCGCGATCCGCTGGCCCACAAACGCCAGGAGTTCAAGCTGCCGCAGGGCGTGGTCTACCTGGACGGCAACAGCCTGGGCGCGTTGCCGCTGAGCGTGCCTGCCCGCCTCGCACACGTTGCCGGGGAGCAGTGGGGGGAGCAGCTGATCCGCTCGTGGATGGCCAACGGCAGCACCTCGGTGGGCGCTGAGGCCGCCCAGGACTGGATGAACCTGCCGGACCGCGTGGCCGCCAAGATTGCCCCGCTGATCGGCGCGCACGCCCACGAGGTCGCGGTGGGAGACAGCACCAGCGTCAACATCTTCAAGCTGCTGGCCGCTGCGCTGCACATGGCCCCCCCAGGTCGCCGCGTGATTCTGACCGAAGCCGACAATTTTCCCACGGACCTGTACATGGCCCAGGGGCTGAATGCCCTGCTGGGCGGGCGGTATGAACTGCGGACCGTGCCAGGGGATGAACTGGAAGCGCATCTGACCGATGAGGTTGCGCTGACCCTGCTGACCGAGGTGGACTACCGCACGGGCCGCAAGCTGGATCTGGCGGGCCTGACCGCCGCGGCCCGTAGGCAGGGCATCCTGACCATCTGGGACCTGGCGCACTCTGCCGGGGCGTTTCCGGTGGACCTGAACGGGGCGGGCGCAGATTTCGCGGTGGGCTGCGGCTACAAGTTCCTCAACGGCGGCCCCGGCGCCCCCAGCTTTCTGTTCGTCGCCGCGCGGCATCAGGACTCGGCCCGGGCCTTTCTGAGCGGCTGGATGGGCCACGCCGATCCTTTCGAGATGGCCCGTGAGTTCACCCCGGCCCCCGGCGCGCGGCGCTACGTGGTCGGCACACCCGCGGTCCTGAGTCTGAGCGCGCTGGACGCGGCGCTCGACGTCTTTGCGGACGTGGACCTGGGGCAGCTGCGGGCCAAGTCGCTGTCGCTGACCGACACCTTCATCGAACTGATGACGCCGCTGGCCGCGAGGCACCCGCTGACGCTGGTGACCCCCCACAATCATGATGAGCGGGGCAGTCAGGTCTCCTACCAGCATCCGCAGGCGCGCGAGGTCATGCAGCAGCTGATCGAACGCGGCATCCTGGGCGATTTCCGTACGCCGGATATCCTGCGCTTCGGCTTCACGCCGCTGTACCACTCGCACGCGGACGTGTGGCGGGCCGTACAGGGTATCCGGGGCGTGCTGGAGGAGGCCGGGCCGGCATGACCGATCAGAACGCTCCAGAACGCGCGTACACCGATTTCTCCCACAGCCTCAGCTACGGCGATTACCTGCGGCTGGATACCCTGAAGTCCGCACACCAGCCCATCACCGGGGCGCATGACGAACACCTATTCATCACCGTCCACCACGTCTCGGAGGTGTGGCTGGAACTGGTTGTCCGCGAACTCAGGGCGGCGATGCGCCTGCTCGAAGGCGGCATTACCGATACGCCGCTAAAGATGCTGACCCGCGTGGTCCGCGCCCAGGAGCAGCTGACCAACGCCTGGGAAGTACTCAAGACCATGACCCCCGCTGATTATCTGCAGTTCCGCCACGCCTTCGGGCAGGCGTCAGGCTTCCAGTCGGCCAGTTACCGCATGGTGGAGTTCCTGCTGGGCAACCGCCGCGCTGTGCTGCTGCGCCCTCACGAACACCGCCCGGACCTGCACGGTCCACTGGAAGCCGTGTTACACGCGCCCAGCGTCTACGATCTGGCGCTGCGGCTGCTGGCCGAGCGCGGGCTGGCGGTGCCAGACGAGGTGCTGGGGCGGGACCTGACCCAGCCTCCCGTGCTGAACGAGACGGTGTTGGAATCGTGGCTGACCGTCTACCGCGACCCCGAAACGTACTGGGACCTGTACGAACTGGCCGAGAAACTGCTGGACGTGGAGGATAACTTCCGGCGCTGGCGCTTCAACCACCTGACCACCGTGGAGCGCACCATCGGCTTCAAGCCCGGTTCTGGCGGCACCAGCGGCGCGGGCTACCTGCGCGGCGTGCTGAGCGTGGTGCTGTTCCCCGAACTGTGGGAAGTCCGGACGCGGCTGTAGGCAAAAAGACAAGGCAGTATGAAACCATGACCCTCTCTTTGACCGTAGCGTGGGGGTCGGCCCGCCGATGCCAGCCATGACAAGGAGATTCCGTGAACCGATTTCTGACCTTTTTCAGCGCCGCCACCCTGACCGCCAGCCTGGGCCTCGCTTCTGCCGGGGGGGCCGGACCCGTAGGCAGTGGCCTGATCAGCATGCCCAGCCCCTACAGCGTGAGCGCCACCCTGGACCGTGTGGCGGCGGCGGCGGCGGCACTCGATTTCGCGGTCGCGGCGCGCATCAACCACGCCCAGGCAGCGCAGAAGGTGGGGCTGGAACTGCGGCCCACCGAGGTGCTGCTGGTGGGCAACCCCAGGGGGGGCACCGCGCTGATGCAGTGTGCGCAGACGGTGGCCATTGATCTACCCGTCAAGTTCCTGGCGTATCAGGACGCTGCTGGGCAGGTCTGGCTGACCTACACCGATCCGGCCGCCCTGATGTCGCGTTACAACGCGAGGGGCTGCAACGAGGCCTTCGCCAAGGCGGGAGGGGCGCTCAAGACGATTGCGATGAATGCGCTGAAATAGCGTTTCTGAGGCTGGGAAGTGGTGCTGGGTAGCTTGTCCCCGCCCCGGCCTGTCCGGCTGAGAGGCCCCCAATCAGCACGATTCCACTGAAACAGGCCGCGGCTGGTGGCTCCGGAGCAGCCTCTCTCCCGGCGAGGGGCGCTGGAGGCTGGATACCAGGGACACCAGGTGGCAGGCTTCAGGTCTGTCGAGGTCAGAGTGAGCCATGGGCCGCCCACGTTAGAACGCGTTTCGGAATATGGTTGAAATGCATCAGAGCGCTGCCAAGCGACGCAAGACGACGCGGCTCATCGCGAGATAACACCAAACCTCCGTGGTTTCGGGGAGGATTTCGAAGACTCTGGCCAATCGGCGGTTTCAGCCCATCCACGCGAAGGAATGCTCCACCACCCAGCGTCTCGGCAGGACACGAAACGCATTTGGATCAATGCCTTGAGCTTCCAGAAGATCCGGTGCGTACCGCTTCAATTGGCGCCACCAGGGGTACACGACTTCGAGATCGACATTGAGCTCGTGGCTGACCCATCGTTTGAATTCGCCGGTGTACCCCTGATCCGCCCAAATCTTCTGCAACGTTGGAAATGGTCCCTTCACGGCTTCGCTGAGCAAGATCCCGGCAAACCATCGGCAGTTTCTTAGACTTCACCTGCTTTGCGCTGTCACCTTTCCCAAGAGCTACCGGGTAGAGCTGTTCTCTGCGTTCAGCGGCAGCTCCATGAAAACCCAGTGCCTTCTTAACGGTTCAGGAATCTCGCTCTCGGCATATGAATCCGTATTTCGGAAGCCTAGGCGCCGATACAGCCGATGGGCTTCATGCATGTACCCAGCACTGTCCAGGCGAATCAAGGTCCGGCCGTCCTGGCGAGCCTCCTCGATGGCTCGGGCCACCAAGGCGCGACCTACGCCCACACCTCGATGTGTGGGGCGCACATACATCCGCTTGAGTTCGACTGCGCCGTCGCTGTGTACCTTCATCGACAACACGCCAATGGGCATATTTTCCAGGGAAGCCAGCAACAACCGGCCCTGCGGCGGCAAGAACTGCCCTAGGCTCACCCGGTCATGTTCCAAGGTAGCTTGGATGTCCCATTTGATGCCGTACTGGCGGTCAAGCTCTCCCTCGTTCCACTCCAAGTACTTCCGGAAGAGACCGAGCGCATTTACACGCTGCTGAGGGCTCTGCACCTGTTCGATAGACAACACCATTGGCCTCCTTTCCAAGCTTGGGCGGGCTAGGGCGTGTAGACCAGGGGTGAAGTCTCTGGGTGCCCCAGTGTCTTTTCTGGGCGTGGTGTGAAGAAACCAGAGCTGCCCCATGTTTGAGCTTATGATGCCCTTGAAAGGGAGGTTCACATGACGGCCATGACTGGAGTGCGCGACGTCTTCACGCGGATACACAGCATCTTCGACACGGGTGATCAGTAACAGATCGACACGCTGTTCTGGCCGTCCACTGACTTGCTCGTCATCGGAACCGACCCACAGGAGTGGTGGGAAGGCGAACCGCGCGTGCGCGAGGTGCTGCGCACGCAACTTGAGGAAATGCACGCCGGCGGCGTGCGGGTGCAGCCTGGGGAGCGGCAAAGGATCGTGGAGCGCGGCGACACCGGCTGGGGGGCCGAGGACGTGAACCTGGTCATGCCTGACGGCCAGTTGGTGCCCGCGCGGCTGACGTTGGTCTGCGTGCGTGACGGAGAGGAGTGGTGGGTGGCACACTGGCATATGTCGTTCGGCGTGGGGAACGATATAGCGCTCGGTCAGGACCTGACCATTTGAACGAGGTGCCATTCAGTGCCGCCCCAGGTGCTTCCGGGTGAGGAATCTCTAGACAAACGCCAGCTGTGAGATATCGCGGGCATACAGCGCGACCACTCTGGCATCCGGGTGAGCTTTGAGATTTGGCAGGTACATCAGTTCTGACCACCAAACACGTCCCACCTCGTGAATCAAAAAAGCGGTGGTGGCTTTTGGGAGTGGCCGATCCGTGCAGGGGTTAGGATCGCCAGAAAGGATGACCGGCCAGTGCTGACAATCCACTATGAGACCAGCAAGTTTGGTCTGCCAGAGCAACAGGAGGCCTTTGTCAGCTTCACGGGTTCAGCATCCGCACCGCACTCAGCACTGAAAGCCAAGCACGGTCCCACCGGCGGTCCCAAAAGCGATCATCCAGCCATCGGTGAGGTTGTGGCAAGTTGTTGGAGCCCGAGGTGCGGTGAAGGTTCCGAAAAGCAGATGGCCTGAACTTCAGGCCACCTGCCACACGATTTCTGGCCACGTTTTGACAGCGGCTCGTTGATGATGTCTACGATGGGGAGCGGAAACGGTGGAGCGAGCCGGGTGGTGAAGATTTGTGATCCGGGCATGCAGGTTGAGAAAACCCTGTGCCCGTCGTCGTGACCTGAACCCTCGCTGCTGATGTTCCTGCCTTCGTGTAGGGCGGTGGGATTGCTCAATCAGGTTATTGCAGCGGGCGATTGAGATGATCTGAACGTGCTCCACGGGGTGGAGCACGGGACATTCGCGAAGGGCTGCACCACAACTCCACAGCTTGTCGGTGTAAATCACCTCCGGCACGGCGTGTTCCCCCAGTAGACGGTGGAGGAACGATTTGGCGGCTTCAGTATCACGGTGTTCCTGGAGGAAAACGTCCAGCACGGCTCCATGTTCGTCGACGGCCCGACACAGCCAGTGTGTGACCCCGCCGATGTCCACGTGCCGTTACGTCCAAGTACCACCGGGAACCCCGACGGGGTTCCCGGTGGCGGAGGCCCTGGGTGAAGAGGTCACTGAACTTGATGTACCAGCTTCGAATGGATTCACGCGTGACGACGATGCCGCGTTCCAGCAGCAGTTCTTCGACATCCCGATAGCTGAGTGTGAAGCGGTGGTACAACGTTTGCGGCGTAGCCGATCACGGCAAGAGGAAAACGGTAGCCGGGGAGCTTCTGGCCGTTCAGCACAGCGTCACCCTACCCGAACAACTTGCCACAACCCCTGCTGGTAGGGGACAGCCCCTAGCGTGACGTTCATGCCCTTGAGTTCCAGGGCAAACTTGCCCCGACCAGCGCGGATCAGGAAATCCGAGCGGTTGCCCGTCGCGTTAGTTTCCTCCGGCACAACCTCAGCTGGATTCCAGATATCAAAGCCATTGGCGTGCAGCAGCCGTAGCACGATGGCCTGCCGAACCACCGCTTCACCGGGATTGGGGAGGTGTGCAAGCCAGCCTTGAATAGCCCCGACGGCCTCCCGGATACGTTCCTGCGCGCTGGGCATGTGCAGCGAGTGTAGCAATCAGGGGCGCTTATCGGGCAGCACCTGCCTCAGCACTCAACACCACTGCCCGCCCCACCCCCTCCGATTCGTAGGCGGCCAGCACGACCTGCAGCGCCCGCACCCCGTCCTGCCCGCTCGCCAGCAGGGCCGCCTTTCCCCCACCGCACACGGTCAGAAAGTCGCGCAGCATGGCCCCGTTCAGATCCGCGCCATAGCCCGCCCAGCGACGACCCTGTACATTCGTCACGCTCAGGTGCTCGGCGAAGGCGTCCAGCGAGCGCATCCCGGCCGTTCCCACTACGCCCAGCTTCAGGTGGCCCCAGCGCGGATAGGCGCGCGGGCGGCTCCACGAGCAGTCGATGGTGGCGACCGCGCCCGACTCCAGGTTCAAGGTGACCAGTCCAGCGGCGTCTGTCTGCTCACGGCCGGGAATCGTCCAGGCTGGCACCGGGATCAGGCGGGCGTAGACGCTCTGCACGCGTTCGCCGAAATGGTGCAGCAGGTCGGCCAGATGGATGATGTGATCCATGCCCGCCCCACCGCCTGCCAGCGCAGGGCCGCTGAACCACGCCCGTTCGTGATCCGGACTGACCGAGTGGTTCACGCCGCTGTAGGCCAGAACGTTGCCCAGCACGCCCGCCTGCACCTGGGCCCGCAGGTGCCGCACGGCCGGTGAGTAGCGAACGGGAACCGCCGTATGGAGCGTCACTCCTGCCAGAGCGCAGGCGTCCAGCAGGGCCTGGGCATCCTCCAGGGTGGTCGCCAGGGGTTTCTCGGAAAGGACGTGGGCGCCAGCACGGGCAGCGGCTTCGACGTAGGCGCGGTGGTGGACGGTCTCGCTGCACACGACGACGCCGTGGGGCCGAGCGGTGAGCAGGTCTGGAAGCGGCAGCAGTCGGAGGCCGGTGGAATCAGCAAAGTCGGCAGCCAACTGCGGGGCGGCCTCCGCGTAGCCGATCACGTCTACGTCGGGCTGTCCGGTCAGCCACGCCGCGTATCCCTCGGCATGAACGTGAGCGACACCCAGCAGCGCGATCCGCACGGGCGTCATCCGTCCACCGGCTGCCCGAATTCGATGCTGCGGCGCACTGCTAGAGCCAGGGCCAGCGCGGCGCGGGCGTCGGCAGGCTCGATCAGGAAAGGCTGGCCGGACTCCAGGGCGTCGTAGGCGTGCCACAACTCGGCGGCGTAGGGATCGTCGGCGCCCAGGTCGGGAAGGGCGGCGCCGTCCTGCTCGGCGGTGGTCGGAACGGCACCGTGCGCCTGTAGAGGCAGCACGGCGTCGGATGTCCATTCGATAACTCCGGTCGTACCCGCAATATCCAGCGCGGTACGGAACACGCCGGGAGGGGCCGCCCAGCCGCCTTCGATCAGGCTGATGGCTCCGCCGATGTGCGAGAGGGTGGCGTGGACAGTGATCCGCCCCGCTTGCCTGGACTCTGTGGCATACACGCTTGTCACCTCCCCCGCGATCCAGCGCGCGTAATCGAGGTCGTGGATCATCAGGTCGAGGGGCACGCCGCCACTCCGGGCCTCGTCCAGCAACCAGCTTCCGGGTGATGGAGGCGACGACATCCGGCTCAGACGCAGCACACGGGGGTCGTCGATGGCGCCACTGTGCACCTGGGCCTGAGCGGCGGCGTACTGCGGGAAGAAGCGCAGGACATGGGCGACGAACAGCCGCACGCCAGCCTGGGCACACGCGGCGATGATGGGGTCGGCGTCCTCCAGCGTCAGCGCCAGCGGTTTCTCGCAGAGGACGTGTTTGCCGGCGCGGGCGGCCTGCACGGCGTACTCGGCATGGCTGGGGGTGGGCGTGCAGATGTCCACCACGTCCACCTCGGCCCAGAGGTCGTCCAGGGTGGCGCAGGGGATCAGTCCGAAGCGGGCGGCAAAGTCGCGGGCACGGTCGTCCGGGGCACACACGGCGCAGAGCACGCCGGGCCGCTGTGCCCAAGCCTGCGCGTGGACGGTGCCCATCAGCCCAGTGCCGATCAGGCCGACGCGCCTCACTTCAGCGCCCCGCCGGTGATGCCGCTCACCAGCTGCCGCGAGAAGATCACGTACAGCACGACCACCGGCACGATGGCCAGGGTCAGCGCCGAGAGCACCGCATTGTAATCGTTCACGAACTGGCCCAGGAACATGCTCGCGCCCAGCACGATGGTTTTTGTCTTCTCGCCGGGCGCCAGGATCAGCGGGAACCACAGGTCGTTCCAGATGGGAATCATCGAGATGGCCGTCACCGCGCCCAGCGCCGGGCGGATCAGCGGCAGGATCAGGCCGTAGATGCGGTATTCACCCGCACCGTCGATGCGCGCGGCTTCCTTCAGATCGCGGGGCACGCCGCGCATGAAGGAGGTCAGCACGAAGACCGCCAGCGGAACGCCCTGCGCCGTATACACCAGGATCAGCGCCCAGAGGGTGTTGACCAGATGCAGATCGACCATCAGGTTCAGGATGCCCACGGTGCCCAGGCGGATCGGCACCATGATGCCGATGCTCAGGTACAGGCCGGTCAGCGTGTTGAGCCGGAAGCGGTACTCGCTGAGCGCGAAGGCGGCCATCGAGCTGCACAGGAGGATCAGCGCCAGCGAGCCCAGCGTGACCAGCAGGCTGTTCAGGAAGAACAGCGGGAAATTGGCCGAGGTCGCCACCGTGCGGTAGCCCTCCAGCGTGAAGGTCTCGGGGGTCGGCAGCGCGAAGGGCTGCCCGAAGATGCTCAGCTGCGTCTTGAAGGAATTCATGATGATCAGCAGGGTGGGCAGCGTGGCGAGCAGCGTGAACAGGATCAGGCCCAGGTGTGCGAGGACCTGCGTGCCGCGCCCGACGATGGGCTTTTCGCGTACAGGGGCCACTGTAGTCTCGACCGGCGCGATCCCGCCCGCCGTCACAGCTCCACCTCCGTCAGGCGGCGTTGTACTGTCACCAGGTACAGCAGCAGGCCCGCCAGGATGATCGTCAGCATCACCCCGGCCACCGCCGCGCCCATGTATTCGTCGCCGGGCTGCAACTGATATCCGAAGAAGGTGCGGTAAAATAGCGTGCCCAGGATGTCCGAGGCGAAGTTCGGCCCCGCCAGCGCGCCCTGCACCGAATAGATCAGGTCGAAGGCATTGAAGTTGCCCACGAAGGTCAGCACGCTCACGATCCCCACCGTGGGCAGGATCAGCGGCAACTGGATGCGCCGGAAGATCGTCCAGCCGCCGGCACCGTCGAGCCGGGCGGCCTCGTACAGCTCGTCGGGAATCCGTACCAGCGCGGCCAGGAACAGCAGCATGGGAATGCCGATGTTCTGCCACACCGAGATTAATCCCAGGGTGGGCAGCGCCGTGCCCGGCAACCCCAGCCAGGGCTGATCGAGGGCCTGCAAGCCCAGCGGCTCCAGC
Above is a genomic segment from Deinococcus aerolatus containing:
- a CDS encoding Gfo/Idh/MocA family protein; protein product: MRRVGLIGTGLMGTVHAQAWAQRPGVLCAVCAPDDRARDFAARFGLIPCATLDDLWAEVDVVDICTPTPSHAEYAVQAARAGKHVLCEKPLALTLEDADPIIAACAQAGVRLFVAHVLRFFPQYAAAQAQVHSGAIDDPRVLRLSRMSSPPSPGSWLLDEARSGGVPLDLMIHDLDYARWIAGEVTSVYATESRQAGRITVHATLSHIGGAISLIEGGWAAPPGVFRTALDIAGTTGVIEWTSDAVLPLQAHGAVPTTAEQDGAALPDLGADDPYAAELWHAYDALESGQPFLIEPADARAALALALAVRRSIEFGQPVDG
- a CDS encoding nuclear transport factor 2 family protein, whose amino-acid sequence is MLVIGTDPQEWWEGEPRVREVLRTQLEEMHAGGVRVQPGERQRIVERGDTGWGAEDVNLVMPDGQLVPARLTLVCVRDGEEWWVAHWHMSFGVGNDIALGQDLTI
- a CDS encoding carbohydrate ABC transporter permease; this encodes MTAGGIAPVETTVAPVREKPIVGRGTQVLAHLGLILFTLLATLPTLLIIMNSFKTQLSIFGQPFALPTPETFTLEGYRTVATSANFPLFFLNSLLVTLGSLALILLCSSMAAFALSEYRFRLNTLTGLYLSIGIMVPIRLGTVGILNLMVDLHLVNTLWALILVYTAQGVPLAVFVLTSFMRGVPRDLKEAARIDGAGEYRIYGLILPLIRPALGAVTAISMIPIWNDLWFPLILAPGEKTKTIVLGASMFLGQFVNDYNAVLSALTLAIVPVVVLYVIFSRQLVSGITGGALK
- a CDS encoding carbohydrate ABC transporter permease → MTYLTRRARRPFPWHIVVFLAPAVLIYTVVMIYPILASLWLSLQTRAADGPEHFAGLANYRRLLGSELYAQPLWNAVRNNVVFFAIHMLAQNPVGLLLAVLLSFRLRGSAVYRTLLFTPTVLSVVIIGFVWKLILNPAWGVQRGLLEPLGLQALDQPWLGLPGTALPTLGLISVWQNIGIPMLLFLAALVRIPDELYEAARLDGAGGWTIFRRIQLPLILPTVGIVSVLTFVGNFNAFDLIYSVQGALAGPNFASDILGTLFYRTFFGYQLQPGDEYMGAAVAGVMLTIILAGLLLYLVTVQRRLTEVEL
- a CDS encoding Gfo/Idh/MocA family protein; translation: MTPVRIALLGVAHVHAEGYAAWLTGQPDVDVIGYAEAAPQLAADFADSTGLRLLPLPDLLTARPHGVVVCSETVHHRAYVEAAARAGAHVLSEKPLATTLEDAQALLDACALAGVTLHTAVPVRYSPAVRHLRAQVQAGVLGNVLAYSGVNHSVSPDHERAWFSGPALAGGGAGMDHIIHLADLLHHFGERVQSVYARLIPVPAWTIPGREQTDAAGLVTLNLESGAVATIDCSWSRPRAYPRWGHLKLGVVGTAGMRSLDAFAEHLSVTNVQGRRWAGYGADLNGAMLRDFLTVCGGGKAALLASGQDGVRALQVVLAAYESEGVGRAVVLSAEAGAAR